A genomic region of Acidobacteriota bacterium contains the following coding sequences:
- a CDS encoding efflux RND transporter permease subunit, whose product DAERVDGKSPEEAIYEACLLRFRPIMMTTMAALLGGLPLALGGGTGAELRRPLGIAIVGGLLVSQVLTLYTTPVVYLAFDRISRRFRVARRGHLPPEAVPDGAP is encoded by the coding sequence CGACGCCGAGAGGGTGGACGGCAAGAGCCCGGAAGAGGCGATCTACGAGGCGTGCCTGTTGCGCTTCAGGCCCATCATGATGACCACGATGGCCGCCCTCCTCGGCGGGCTCCCCCTCGCCCTCGGCGGGGGGACGGGCGCGGAGCTGAGGCGCCCCCTCGGCATCGCCATCGTCGGCGGGCTCCTCGTCAGCCAGGTCCTCACGCTCTACACCACCCCCGTCGTGTACCTCGCCTTCGATCGCATCTCGAGACGATTCAGAGTCGCCCGCCGCGGGCACCTCCCGCCCGAGGCCGTCCCCGACGGGGCGCCGTGA